One segment of Curtobacterium sp. MR_MD2014 DNA contains the following:
- a CDS encoding cysteine desulfurase family protein: protein MFYLDRAATTPVRREVLEAMWPYLTGVFGNPSSTHGVGEAAARGLADARATIARFLGCRPGEVVLTTGGTEGANTAVKGIALAAPRGRHVVTSAIEHEAVLESCRYLERHHGFTVTLVPVERDGTVTPEALARVVRPDTTLVSVAHADNEVGTVQDLPALAAVAHRVGARFHTDAVQSAPWLPLGLDRLGVDALSFSGHKLGAPKGTGALAVRGGVPLEPLLHGGGQERGRRSGTEDVAGAVALATAVSLVEGARGAAAARATVTRDAVVEGVLASVPGAVLTGAAPVGSALGGAGRLPGHASFCFPAVPGGPPAVNGETVLLELEERDVVTSSGSACAAGSTEASHVLTALGLSEDTARTALRLTFDDGLTDEDVAVVVRAVAESVAAVRRLS, encoded by the coding sequence GTGTTCTACCTCGACCGCGCCGCGACCACCCCGGTCCGCCGCGAGGTGCTCGAGGCGATGTGGCCGTACCTCACCGGCGTCTTCGGCAACCCGTCGTCCACGCACGGGGTGGGCGAGGCGGCCGCCCGGGGACTCGCCGACGCCCGGGCGACGATCGCCCGGTTCCTCGGGTGCCGTCCGGGCGAGGTCGTCCTCACCACCGGCGGCACCGAGGGTGCGAACACCGCGGTCAAGGGCATCGCGCTCGCGGCACCCCGCGGCCGGCACGTCGTCACGAGCGCGATCGAGCACGAGGCGGTGCTCGAGAGCTGCCGGTACCTGGAGCGCCACCACGGGTTCACCGTCACGCTCGTGCCGGTCGAACGCGACGGGACCGTGACGCCCGAGGCGCTCGCGCGGGTCGTCCGTCCGGACACCACGCTCGTCTCGGTGGCACACGCCGACAACGAGGTCGGCACCGTGCAGGACCTCCCGGCCCTCGCGGCGGTCGCGCACCGCGTCGGGGCCCGGTTCCACACCGACGCCGTGCAGAGCGCTCCGTGGCTGCCCCTCGGGCTCGACCGGCTCGGCGTCGACGCGCTGTCGTTCTCCGGGCACAAGCTCGGCGCCCCGAAGGGCACCGGCGCACTCGCGGTCCGGGGTGGGGTACCGCTCGAGCCGCTGCTGCACGGCGGGGGACAGGAGCGGGGGAGACGGTCGGGGACCGAGGACGTCGCCGGAGCGGTCGCCCTCGCCACCGCGGTGTCGCTCGTCGAGGGGGCCCGGGGCGCCGCTGCCGCCCGTGCGACCGTGACCCGGGACGCCGTGGTCGAGGGCGTGCTGGCGTCGGTGCCCGGTGCCGTGCTGACCGGGGCGGCGCCGGTCGGGTCGGCGCTGGGCGGGGCGGGTCGGCTCCCGGGGCACGCGTCGTTCTGCTTCCCGGCGGTGCCGGGTGGTCCGCCGGCGGTCAACGGCGAGACCGTGCTGCTCGAACTCGAGGAGCGCGACGTCGTGACCTCCTCCGGGAGCGCCTGTGCCGCGGGGAGCACCGAGGCCTCACACGTCCTCACCGCCCTCGGACTGTCGGAGGACACCGCGCGCACGGCCCTGCGACTGACGTTCGACGACGGGCTCACGGATGAGGACGTGGCCGTCGTGGTGCGGGCGGTCGCCGAGTCGGTCGCCGCGGTTCGGCGCCTGAGCTGA
- a CDS encoding NAD(P)H-dependent oxidoreductase, translated as MDGALVVGVSGSPSDPSRTSTLVGATVARMAKDLPDARTAQVEIGPLLADLGAAPSREAMSDRTRRALETVEAADVLVVGSPAFRAAYSGAFKLFFDWVGQYDLVDTPVLLTATGGSDRHALLVEHQMRPLFGFFQSTTLPLGVFGNERDFTKREGGYDIASVDLELRIDQAVRRALPIVRGGFAAVGADDVRRPADF; from the coding sequence ATGGACGGAGCACTCGTCGTCGGCGTCAGCGGCAGCCCATCGGACCCCTCGCGCACCTCGACCCTGGTCGGGGCGACCGTGGCGCGCATGGCGAAGGACCTGCCGGACGCCCGGACCGCACAGGTCGAGATCGGACCCCTGCTCGCGGACCTCGGTGCCGCGCCCTCCCGCGAGGCGATGTCGGACCGCACCCGGCGCGCGCTCGAGACCGTCGAGGCAGCGGACGTGCTCGTCGTCGGCAGCCCGGCGTTCCGGGCCGCCTACTCCGGTGCCTTCAAGCTCTTCTTCGACTGGGTGGGGCAGTACGACCTCGTCGACACCCCGGTGCTCCTGACCGCCACGGGCGGCAGTGACCGGCACGCACTGCTCGTCGAGCACCAGATGCGCCCGCTGTTCGGCTTCTTCCAGTCGACGACCCTGCCGCTCGGCGTGTTCGGGAACGAGCGCGACTTCACCAAGCGCGAGGGCGGGTACGACATCGCCAGCGTCGACCTCGAGCTGCGCATCGACCAGGCGGTCCGGCGCGCGCTGCCGATCGTCCGCGGAGGCTTCGCCGCCGTCGGCGCCGACGACGTCCGCCGTCCCGCCGACTTCTAG
- a CDS encoding NUDIX hydrolase — MTQTHPTSIRVAVSTVIVALRPHPDTGAPALWMPLVRRVADPFEGSWALPGGWVGPDEGLEDSAAARLRETTNVQPRYLEQLYAFGDVDRSPSRVVSIVYWALVHPDEAESVPDDWNVRWFLADEHPALAFDHDHIVAYALWRLRNKVSYSRIAQAFLGDRFTLAELRGVYEAVLGRTLDPANFRRQVAQSDAVIATDETTSGDRHRPARLYRSNPDLAYADNGPLQPAHPRQHHPQNR, encoded by the coding sequence ATGACACAAACACATCCCACCAGCATCCGCGTCGCGGTCTCCACCGTGATCGTCGCCCTGCGCCCGCACCCCGACACCGGTGCCCCGGCGCTGTGGATGCCGCTCGTGCGCCGTGTCGCCGATCCGTTCGAGGGGTCGTGGGCGCTGCCCGGTGGCTGGGTCGGCCCGGACGAGGGGCTCGAGGACTCCGCCGCGGCGCGCCTGCGCGAGACGACGAACGTGCAGCCGCGGTACCTCGAGCAGCTGTACGCGTTCGGCGACGTCGACCGTTCGCCGAGCCGCGTGGTGTCGATCGTCTACTGGGCGCTCGTCCACCCCGACGAGGCCGAGTCCGTCCCCGACGACTGGAACGTCCGCTGGTTCCTGGCCGACGAGCACCCCGCACTCGCGTTCGACCACGACCACATCGTCGCCTACGCCCTCTGGCGGCTCCGCAACAAGGTGTCGTACTCGCGGATCGCGCAGGCGTTCCTCGGGGACCGGTTCACCCTCGCCGAGCTGCGCGGGGTGTACGAGGCCGTGCTCGGGCGGACGCTCGACCCCGCGAACTTCCGTCGACAGGTCGCGCAGTCCGACGCCGTCATCGCGACGGACGAGACCACGAGCGGTGACCGGCACCGCCCGGCTCGGCTGTACCGCTCGAACCCCGACCTGGCCTACGCGGACAACGGCCCGCTGCAGCCCGCCCACCCCCGGCAGCACCACCCGCAGAACCGATAG
- a CDS encoding acylphosphatase: MTTVTRVHAVVSGSVQGVGFRYWTARKADGLELDGYARNLFDGTVEVEAEGPSEAVEALMAFLRTGPPTATVTDVARRSVVPHGDGDGFAILR, translated from the coding sequence ATGACGACGGTGACGAGGGTGCACGCCGTGGTGTCCGGCTCGGTGCAGGGGGTCGGCTTCCGGTACTGGACCGCACGCAAGGCAGACGGGCTCGAACTCGACGGGTACGCCAGGAACCTGTTCGACGGGACCGTCGAGGTCGAGGCCGAGGGGCCGTCCGAGGCGGTCGAGGCGCTCATGGCGTTCCTCCGCACCGGTCCGCCGACCGCCACGGTCACCGACGTCGCCCGACGCAGCGTGGTCCCGCACGGCGACGGCGACGGGTTCGCGATCCTGCGCTGA
- a CDS encoding L-aspartate oxidase, whose product MHVVIVGSGIAGLTAAIRASARHDVTLVTKGGLADGATAAAQGGIAVALGADDTVALHEHDTHVAAVGGADARAVALLCADGPARVRDLLALGVPFDRTSDPASLDRHGDDLARGREAAHGRWRVLHADGDATGAAVERTLVAALHRQHVTVLERTCLTDLVVRDGAVVGVDVLDLLGEPRRIEADTVVLASGGAGHLYRETTNPLVATGDGVAAAWRAGAVLADLEFVQFHPTRLAVPDGGLVSEAVRGEGAVLRDAAGRRFMSAVHPDAELAPRDVVARGIAAAVRDQGGAPVLLDATGLGADRLVARFPGLTRATRAAGFDWTREGVPVAPAAHYAMGGIATDSEGRTSLPGLLAVGEAACTGVHGANRLASNSLLEGLVFGVRTADAIGAPRPAQLRLRGDAALPVRTVPDDQVGTEAEPHRASRPDGGVPGSTPHGTDRSGRPGGAAHPDRATDLRQAVQTEMTERVGLLRDADGLAAARRALAALRSPVARTVRDHEDRALLDLARVTALAAASRTESRGAHARTDHPETDPSAPVSTGWVRAVRRGSAPASVQSSSTAQSSSTAKSSSTAPVQQGVPA is encoded by the coding sequence GTGCACGTCGTCATCGTCGGGTCCGGCATCGCCGGGCTCACCGCCGCGATCCGCGCCAGCGCCCGCCACGACGTCACCCTGGTGACGAAGGGCGGGCTCGCCGACGGCGCCACCGCCGCTGCCCAGGGCGGGATCGCCGTCGCGCTCGGCGCCGACGACACCGTCGCGCTGCACGAGCACGACACCCACGTCGCGGCCGTCGGTGGGGCCGATGCGCGCGCCGTCGCGCTGCTCTGCGCCGACGGGCCCGCCCGGGTGCGGGACCTGCTCGCGCTGGGCGTCCCGTTCGACCGGACGTCGGACCCCGCGTCCCTCGACCGCCACGGCGACGACCTGGCGCGCGGGCGCGAGGCCGCGCACGGTCGCTGGCGCGTCCTGCACGCCGACGGCGACGCCACGGGCGCAGCGGTCGAGCGCACGCTCGTCGCCGCCCTGCACCGGCAGCACGTCACGGTCCTGGAGCGCACCTGCCTCACCGACCTGGTCGTCCGGGACGGAGCGGTGGTCGGTGTGGACGTGCTCGACCTGCTCGGCGAGCCCCGACGCATCGAGGCGGACACGGTCGTGCTCGCCTCCGGGGGCGCCGGCCACCTGTACCGCGAGACGACCAACCCGCTGGTCGCGACCGGCGACGGCGTCGCAGCGGCCTGGCGGGCGGGGGCCGTCCTCGCCGACCTGGAGTTCGTCCAGTTCCACCCGACCCGGCTGGCCGTACCCGACGGTGGGCTCGTCTCCGAGGCGGTCCGCGGCGAGGGTGCCGTCCTGCGCGACGCCGCCGGACGACGCTTCATGAGCGCCGTGCACCCGGACGCCGAGCTGGCGCCGCGCGACGTGGTCGCCCGCGGCATCGCGGCCGCCGTCCGCGACCAGGGCGGCGCCCCCGTGCTCCTCGACGCCACGGGGCTCGGCGCGGACCGGCTCGTCGCACGCTTCCCCGGCCTCACCCGCGCGACCCGCGCGGCCGGCTTCGACTGGACGCGGGAGGGCGTGCCGGTCGCCCCGGCGGCGCACTACGCGATGGGCGGGATCGCCACCGACAGCGAGGGGCGCACCAGCCTCCCCGGACTGCTCGCCGTCGGCGAGGCCGCCTGCACCGGCGTCCACGGCGCGAACCGACTCGCGTCGAACTCCCTGCTCGAGGGGCTCGTCTTCGGCGTGCGGACCGCCGACGCGATCGGTGCCCCACGACCCGCGCAGCTGCGCCTGCGCGGCGACGCGGCCCTGCCCGTGCGCACCGTCCCCGACGACCAGGTGGGCACGGAGGCGGAGCCGCACCGTGCCTCCCGGCCGGACGGAGGGGTGCCGGGATCGACGCCGCACGGGACGGACCGCAGCGGACGGCCCGGAGGCGCCGCCCACCCGGACCGTGCCACCGACCTCCGGCAGGCGGTCCAGACCGAGATGACGGAGCGGGTCGGCCTGCTCCGGGACGCGGACGGACTCGCCGCCGCACGTCGCGCGCTCGCTGCGCTCCGGTCGCCGGTGGCGCGCACCGTGCGGGACCACGAGGACCGCGCCCTGCTCGACCTGGCGCGGGTCACCGCACTCGCGGCGGCTTCCCGGACCGAGTCGCGCGGGGCGCACGCGCGCACCGATCACCCGGAGACCGATCCCTCCGCGCCGGTGTCGACCGGGTGGGTCCGCGCCGTCCGGCGCGGCAGCGCCCCGGCCTCCGTCCAGTCCAGCAGCACAGCGCAGTCCAGCAGCACCGCGAAGTCCAGCAGCACCGCGCCCGTCCAGCAGGGAGTCCCCGCATGA
- a CDS encoding MSMEG_6728 family protein, whose translation MQTFLPYADFRASAEVLDDKRLGKQRVETLQVMRALTLPDYGWQHHPVVAMWRGYRPALMAYQDATCRVWLERGHADTCLEKTLADLGLVPEDLVAYERGDFAVPAWNADPAVHASHRSKLVQKAPEHYRPLFPDVPDDLDYVWPGVPAPAAR comes from the coding sequence ATGCAGACGTTCCTGCCGTACGCCGACTTCCGCGCCTCGGCCGAGGTCCTCGACGACAAGCGACTCGGCAAGCAGCGCGTCGAGACCCTGCAGGTGATGCGGGCGTTGACCCTGCCGGACTACGGCTGGCAGCACCACCCCGTCGTCGCCATGTGGCGCGGGTACCGCCCGGCGCTGATGGCCTACCAGGACGCGACGTGCCGGGTGTGGCTCGAGCGCGGGCATGCCGACACCTGCCTGGAGAAGACCCTGGCCGACCTCGGGCTGGTCCCCGAGGACCTGGTCGCGTACGAGCGCGGCGACTTCGCGGTGCCCGCGTGGAACGCCGACCCGGCGGTGCACGCGTCGCACCGGTCGAAGCTCGTGCAGAAGGCGCCGGAGCACTACCGACCGTTGTTCCCCGACGTGCCCGACGACCTGGACTACGTCTGGCCGGGCGTCCCCGCGCCGGCGGCACGCTGA
- the nadC gene encoding carboxylating nicotinate-nucleotide diphosphorylase — MTTTTAVDPGTIPPHALRRVIETALEEDAPWGDVTSETLIPVDARATATMAAREPGVLSGGAVFAAVMHAVDPTVRTELHLADGELFDAGQVLATVHGPARSVLRAERVGLNLVQRMSGIATVTARYVAAVSGTGARVVDTRKTTPGLRAVERYAVRCGGGHNHRNSLSDAVLAKDNHLAVLLAGGTAIGDAVRGARGRLGHTVHLEVEVDRLDQVEPVVAAGVDTIMLDNFTPEQLVEGVRLVAGRALVEASGGVSLDTVGAIARTGVDVVSVGALTHSARALDLGLDVDVTGG, encoded by the coding sequence ATGACCACCACCACCGCAGTCGACCCCGGGACGATCCCGCCGCACGCCCTGCGTCGCGTGATCGAGACGGCGCTCGAGGAGGACGCTCCGTGGGGTGACGTCACGAGCGAGACGCTCATCCCCGTCGACGCCCGCGCGACCGCGACCATGGCCGCCCGCGAACCCGGCGTGCTGTCCGGCGGCGCGGTGTTCGCCGCCGTGATGCACGCCGTCGACCCCACGGTGCGCACGGAGCTGCACCTGGCCGACGGCGAGCTCTTCGACGCCGGACAGGTCCTCGCCACGGTGCACGGCCCTGCGCGCTCGGTCCTGCGCGCCGAGCGGGTCGGGCTCAACCTGGTGCAGCGGATGTCCGGCATCGCGACCGTCACCGCGCGGTACGTCGCGGCCGTCTCGGGGACGGGCGCACGGGTCGTCGACACCCGCAAGACCACTCCGGGCCTCCGGGCCGTCGAGCGGTACGCCGTGCGCTGCGGCGGTGGCCACAACCACCGGAACTCGCTGTCCGACGCCGTCCTCGCCAAGGACAACCACCTGGCCGTGCTGCTCGCCGGCGGCACCGCGATCGGCGACGCCGTCCGCGGAGCCCGTGGTCGGCTCGGGCACACGGTCCACCTGGAGGTCGAGGTCGACCGGCTCGACCAGGTCGAACCCGTGGTCGCGGCCGGTGTCGACACGATCATGCTCGACAACTTCACGCCGGAGCAGCTCGTCGAGGGCGTGCGGCTGGTCGCGGGCCGTGCGCTCGTCGAGGCCTCCGGCGGGGTCTCGCTCGACACGGTGGGCGCCATCGCGCGCACCGGGGTCGACGTCGTCTCCGTCGGCGCACTCACCCACTCGGCGCGGGCGCTCGACCTCGGGCTCGACGTCGACGTGACCGGCGGCTGA
- the nadA gene encoding quinolinate synthase NadA — translation MSIATTIELISNGKADGSTCTPDLAAPTWDFDSRPGYGPGSSMSDVIPTSAPRQGQLPDEYRTASDAELHERIERAKATLGDRVVVLGHFYQRDEVVRHADFLGDSFQLANAALTRPDAEAIVFCGVHFMAETADILARDDQRVVLPNLAAGCSMADMADIDSVEAAWAELAAVYGTEPDADGRVPVIPVTYMNSAADLKAFCGRNGGIVCTSSNAATVLEWAFERGQRVLFFPDQHLGRNTAKAMGISTDRMPMWNPRKALGGNDAQTLLDAQVVLWHGFCSVHRRFTVEQIDQARREDPGVQVIVHPECPMAVVDAADAAGSTDLIRRTVAAATEPTSFAIGTEINMVNRLAAEYPQHRITCLDPVVCPCSTMYRIHPGYLAWVLEALVRGEVLNEITVPADVQADARVALERMLAAKPRG, via the coding sequence GTGTCCATCGCCACCACGATCGAGCTCATCTCCAACGGCAAGGCCGACGGCAGCACCTGCACCCCCGACCTCGCCGCGCCGACCTGGGACTTCGACAGCCGCCCGGGCTACGGCCCCGGCTCGTCGATGTCCGACGTCATCCCGACCTCCGCACCGCGGCAGGGGCAGCTCCCCGACGAGTACCGGACCGCGAGCGACGCGGAACTCCACGAGCGCATCGAGCGGGCGAAGGCGACGCTGGGGGACCGGGTCGTCGTGCTCGGCCACTTCTACCAGCGCGACGAGGTCGTCCGGCACGCGGACTTCCTCGGCGACTCGTTCCAGCTCGCGAACGCCGCCCTGACCCGGCCCGACGCCGAGGCCATCGTGTTCTGCGGCGTCCACTTCATGGCGGAGACGGCGGACATCCTCGCCCGTGACGACCAGCGTGTGGTCCTGCCGAACCTCGCCGCCGGGTGCTCGATGGCGGACATGGCCGACATCGACAGCGTCGAGGCGGCCTGGGCCGAGCTCGCCGCCGTGTACGGCACCGAGCCCGACGCCGACGGCCGCGTGCCGGTGATCCCCGTCACGTACATGAACTCCGCCGCCGACCTCAAGGCGTTCTGCGGCCGGAACGGTGGGATCGTCTGCACGTCGTCGAACGCGGCGACCGTGCTCGAGTGGGCGTTCGAGCGGGGGCAGCGCGTGCTGTTCTTCCCCGACCAGCACCTCGGTCGGAACACCGCGAAGGCCATGGGGATCAGCACCGACCGCATGCCCATGTGGAACCCGCGGAAGGCGCTCGGCGGCAACGACGCACAGACCCTGCTCGACGCGCAGGTGGTCCTCTGGCACGGGTTCTGCTCGGTGCACCGCCGGTTCACGGTCGAGCAGATCGACCAGGCCCGCCGGGAGGACCCCGGTGTGCAGGTCATCGTGCACCCCGAGTGTCCGATGGCCGTCGTGGACGCTGCGGACGCTGCGGGCAGCACCGACCTCATCCGCCGGACCGTCGCCGCCGCCACCGAACCGACCTCGTTCGCGATCGGGACCGAGATCAACATGGTGAACCGGCTCGCGGCCGAGTACCCGCAGCACCGGATCACCTGCCTCGACCCCGTCGTCTGCCCCTGCTCGACGATGTACCGGATCCACCCGGGCTACCTCGCCTGGGTGCTCGAGGCACTCGTCCGCGGCGAGGTCCTCAACGAGATCACGGTGCCCGCCGACGTGCAGGCCGACGCCCGGGTCGCGCTCGAGCGCATGCTCGCCGCGAAGCCCCGCGGCTGA
- a CDS encoding sodium:solute symporter family protein, which produces MVLAAATNGIRLELGWVDYLMIIVYFAVVIGIGFTARKQVRTSMDFFLSGRSMPAWITGLAFVSANLGATEILGMAANGAQIGMATLHYYLIGAVPAMVFLGLVMMPFYYGSKVRSVPEFMLRRFGKAPHLVNSIAFAVSNVLIAGINLYAMAIVIEAMLGWPEWLAILVSAAFVLAYITLGGLSSAIYNEVMQFFVIIAGLVPLTIVGLHRVGGWGGLTEAIKQTQGVQHLQAWTGTGIGDVTNPIGANWLAIVLGLGFVLSFGYWTTNFTEVQRAFSAKNMSAARRTPLIAAIPKLFIPFIVVVPGLIAAAVVGNQFASGELTYNDAIPKLIQMYLPTGVLGIAVTGLLASFMAGMAANVSSFNTVFTYDIWQRYIKPNMPDLHYLKTGRWVTVVGVVVGIGTAFLAAQAGNIMTYMQTLFSFFNAPLFGVFILGLLWKRMTTQGALWGYVLGIVTPTITWIAYLVNPSLFSTATAETMYGAIISFVTVLVVGVLVSLATKPKDVSELGGLVYGVGKIDMTAGAVATDTAWYRSPALLGTVALVLCVALYLPFL; this is translated from the coding sequence ATGGTTCTCGCTGCGGCGACCAACGGGATCCGGCTCGAACTGGGCTGGGTCGACTACTTGATGATCATCGTGTACTTCGCGGTGGTCATCGGCATCGGGTTCACCGCCCGCAAGCAGGTGCGGACGAGCATGGACTTCTTCCTGTCCGGCCGCTCGATGCCGGCCTGGATCACGGGCCTGGCGTTCGTGTCCGCGAACCTCGGCGCGACCGAGATCCTCGGCATGGCCGCGAACGGCGCGCAGATCGGCATGGCGACGCTGCACTACTACCTCATCGGTGCCGTGCCCGCGATGGTGTTCCTCGGGCTCGTGATGATGCCCTTCTACTACGGGTCCAAGGTCCGGTCGGTGCCGGAGTTCATGCTCCGCCGCTTCGGCAAGGCGCCGCACCTGGTGAACTCGATCGCGTTCGCGGTGTCGAACGTGCTCATCGCCGGCATCAACCTCTACGCCATGGCGATCGTCATCGAGGCGATGCTCGGCTGGCCGGAGTGGCTCGCGATCCTGGTGTCCGCCGCGTTCGTGCTCGCCTACATCACCCTCGGTGGCCTGAGCAGCGCGATCTACAACGAGGTCATGCAGTTCTTCGTGATCATCGCGGGCCTCGTGCCGCTGACGATCGTCGGCCTGCACCGTGTCGGCGGGTGGGGCGGTCTCACCGAGGCCATCAAGCAGACCCAGGGCGTGCAGCACCTGCAGGCCTGGACGGGCACCGGCATCGGCGACGTCACGAACCCGATCGGGGCGAACTGGCTCGCCATCGTGCTCGGCCTCGGCTTCGTGCTCTCCTTCGGCTACTGGACGACGAACTTCACCGAGGTGCAGCGCGCGTTCTCGGCGAAGAACATGTCGGCAGCCCGCCGGACCCCGCTCATCGCGGCGATCCCGAAGCTCTTCATCCCGTTCATCGTCGTCGTGCCGGGGCTCATCGCCGCGGCCGTCGTGGGCAACCAGTTCGCCTCGGGGGAGCTGACCTACAACGACGCGATCCCGAAGCTCATCCAGATGTACCTGCCGACCGGCGTGCTCGGCATCGCGGTGACGGGTCTGCTCGCCTCGTTCATGGCGGGCATGGCGGCGAACGTCTCCTCGTTCAACACCGTCTTCACGTACGACATCTGGCAGCGGTACATCAAGCCGAACATGCCCGACCTGCACTACCTGAAGACCGGTCGCTGGGTCACGGTCGTCGGCGTGGTCGTCGGCATCGGCACGGCGTTCCTCGCCGCGCAGGCCGGCAACATCATGACCTACATGCAGACGCTGTTCTCGTTCTTCAACGCACCGCTCTTCGGCGTCTTCATCCTCGGACTCCTGTGGAAGCGGATGACCACCCAGGGCGCGCTCTGGGGCTACGTGCTCGGCATCGTGACGCCGACGATCACCTGGATCGCGTACCTCGTGAACCCGTCGCTGTTCTCGACGGCGACCGCCGAGACGATGTACGGCGCGATCATCTCGTTCGTCACGGTGCTCGTCGTCGGCGTGCTCGTCTCGCTCGCCACGAAGCCGAAGGACGTGTCGGAGCTCGGCGGCCTGGTGTACGGCGTCGGCAAGATCGACATGACCGCCGGAGCCGTCGCGACGGACACCGCCTGGTACCGCTCGCCCGCGCTGCTCGGCACCGTCGCGCTCGTGCTGTGCGTCGCCCTCTACCTGCCGTTCCTCTAG
- the aroQ gene encoding type II 3-dehydroquinate dehydratase: MSEPVTDTTTRPRRILVLNGPNLDILGRRDPAQYGTVTLAELEAIVHTEAAVHELEADFRQTNREGELVEWLHEALDDFVAVVINPAAYAHTSIALHDAVEALSVPVVEVHLSNTWKREPFRHVDHVATAATAVIAGAGADGYRLAVAHVASLVADPTD; encoded by the coding sequence ATGAGCGAGCCGGTCACCGACACCACGACACGCCCCCGGCGGATCCTCGTCCTGAACGGGCCGAACCTCGACATCCTCGGGCGTCGCGACCCGGCACAGTACGGCACCGTGACGCTCGCCGAGCTCGAGGCGATCGTGCACACCGAGGCGGCGGTCCACGAGCTCGAGGCGGACTTCCGGCAGACCAACCGCGAGGGCGAGCTCGTCGAGTGGCTGCACGAGGCGCTCGACGACTTCGTCGCGGTGGTCATCAACCCCGCCGCCTACGCGCACACCTCGATCGCGCTGCACGACGCGGTCGAGGCGCTGAGCGTCCCGGTCGTCGAGGTGCACCTCTCGAACACGTGGAAGCGCGAGCCGTTCCGGCACGTCGACCACGTCGCGACCGCGGCGACCGCGGTCATCGCCGGCGCGGGCGCCGACGGCTACCGCCTGGCGGTCGCCCACGTCGCGTCGCTGGTGGCCGACCCGACCGACTGA
- a CDS encoding VOC family protein, with protein sequence MVFINLPVTDLDRAVGFYEALGYTVNPEFTDETAACIVVSSTVYVMLLTHAKFQEFTDGTIAAPGTVEVINSLSAASKDEVHRIVDAAVMSGGNEDRPETDLGFMYQRSFTDPDGHRWEYVWMDQAAMTGDGTDR encoded by the coding sequence ATGGTGTTCATCAACCTGCCGGTCACCGACCTGGACCGGGCAGTCGGCTTCTACGAGGCGCTCGGCTACACGGTGAACCCGGAGTTCACCGACGAGACCGCCGCGTGCATCGTCGTGAGCAGCACCGTGTACGTGATGCTCCTCACGCATGCGAAGTTCCAGGAGTTCACCGACGGGACGATCGCCGCCCCCGGGACGGTCGAGGTGATCAACTCGCTGAGCGCAGCTTCGAAGGACGAGGTGCACCGCATCGTCGACGCCGCCGTCATGAGCGGCGGGAACGAGGACCGCCCGGAGACCGACCTCGGCTTCATGTACCAGCGCAGCTTCACCGACCCGGACGGCCACCGGTGGGAGTACGTCTGGATG